A single region of the Dehalococcoides mccartyi genome encodes:
- a CDS encoding hydrogenase small subunit has product MFNTKLTRRDFVQLAAGSTAALSLGALKLPEFEKMFAEALKEIPVIWLQGAGCNGCTISTINVVSPTIQDLLLTSVVPGTHVSMQYHPTIMAAQGDLAMSTITDTAAKGPFVLVIEGSVPLKDDGVYAEIGEKDGEGITMLEHVLNLAPKALAVVAAGTCSAFGGITASAPNPTGAKAVSEILKEHNITTPVVNLPGCPPHPDWVVGTLATVLMSGLDALDLDDMGRPKAYYGKLLHDQCPRRGHYEKGLFATKLSEPYCLFLVGCKGPVTYADCSDRLWNNKTRWCVEADSPCIGCAHPGFPDEVSPMFEAPPVINSTDKLAIGIAGTAVVLTAGVAAVELAKKAKRNAAKKG; this is encoded by the coding sequence ATGTTTAATACTAAACTTACTAGACGGGATTTTGTACAGCTAGCCGCCGGCTCTACTGCCGCCCTGAGTCTGGGTGCTTTAAAGCTCCCCGAGTTTGAAAAAATGTTCGCCGAGGCTTTGAAAGAAATCCCGGTTATATGGCTGCAGGGTGCAGGCTGCAATGGCTGCACTATCTCTACTATCAACGTTGTCTCACCCACTATCCAGGACTTACTGCTGACTTCGGTAGTGCCCGGTACTCATGTATCCATGCAGTACCACCCCACCATTATGGCCGCTCAGGGTGATTTGGCCATGAGCACTATTACCGATACTGCCGCCAAAGGACCGTTTGTACTGGTAATCGAAGGTTCTGTACCTCTTAAAGATGACGGAGTTTACGCTGAAATCGGCGAAAAAGACGGCGAAGGTATCACCATGCTTGAGCATGTACTGAACCTTGCTCCCAAGGCACTGGCCGTGGTAGCTGCCGGTACTTGTTCCGCCTTCGGAGGCATCACTGCCTCTGCCCCCAACCCCACTGGCGCCAAAGCCGTTTCAGAGATTCTTAAAGAGCACAATATAACTACCCCGGTTGTAAATCTGCCTGGCTGCCCCCCCCACCCGGATTGGGTAGTGGGCACTCTGGCTACCGTACTTATGAGCGGGCTTGATGCACTTGACCTTGATGACATGGGTCGCCCCAAGGCTTACTACGGCAAACTGCTTCATGACCAGTGTCCGCGCCGCGGCCACTATGAAAAGGGTTTATTTGCCACCAAGCTGTCTGAGCCTTACTGTTTGTTCCTTGTAGGCTGCAAAGGTCCGGTGACATATGCTGATTGTTCTGACAGGCTTTGGAACAATAAAACCCGTTGGTGCGTGGAAGCTGATTCGCCGTGTATCGGCTGTGCTCACCCCGGCTTCCCGGATGAGGTTTCTCCCATGTTTGAAGCCCCGCCTGTTATCAATAGTACTGACAAACTGGCTATCGGTATTGCCGGCACTGCCGTGGTACTGACTGCCGGTGTGGCTGCTGTAGAGCTCGCTAAAAAAGCCAAGCGGAATGCCGCGAAAAAGGGTTAG